ATggaattaatttattattattaaaactttataatttatacaattaaaatgaaatattttcatttggAAGTATAAGAAATtgacaataataaaattttcaacacGATAAAAagttacttatttttattgtattaaatatGATTTGTCATATCAATATTAACTGCATCTTCTTTGCTAATTTCATCATTGTTTCTgtgttttttatttcttttccTATGTTCgctaatattatttaatcttAATGCAAATGACATTTCTTTAGCTATTTGTTTTTTGACTgctatattttctttttttgctatttttttacttgttatataaaattctATTATAACAATGAATATACTAATAACTAAACCTGCtgatagtattaaaaataatccaGAAACATTATGAAATGTAAGTGAAACTCTTTGTTGTTTTACTGAAGAACCAACTCCAGTACATGGAACTCCTTGATTTCTCCAccatttttgttttttcatTTCTATTATTCCACGTTTtgcatataataatatttgtctACTCATTCTATCTGTCCATTCACTATGTTTCTGAAGTGCAATTCCATATCCTTTAGATCCAAGAACACCTCCAATTTGTGTTAAATTGCAATTTTGTTGTACTTCATATTCAAGTGAAGTACTTTCCATAAGATAAGcataattttcatttaatactttttctaCACCTGCAGCATTTGATGAAACAAAAACATCcctatttttcatatattccCACATTTTAACATGTGATTCAATTTTTGATTCCATAAAAAATTGACTTGTTGAACCACCTACTAAAGTGCCATAAGATATATCTGTTTGATTGGCAAGATCATCAAGATTCTTTATTGGTATATATGGTCTTGAAATTGTTAATACAGCAGCAAGATTTGCTGTATATGCAGAAACAATAACAAGCGTAAACATCCACCAAGTACCACCAAGAAGTCTGGTACTGAAACTTCTGGGACCAAAATCACAACCACCTTTTAACATTGTTGACATTACATACCATAATGTATTCCAAAAGCTATAATTATTTGTCAAAACAACTGGAGAATTTTCTAATGAATATTGAGCTCCAGGATGAGGTTGATGAGCAGTACaacaagaaaaatttaaattccATTCATATGGAGTTATTTGTGCTACAAAATACATACCTACTGTTAAAactattattgataaaagaaTACAAATCCATATTTCTAATGAAAGTGGAttcaaaaatgaaaataaatctGGTTGATGATCAGCAggaattttatataaaatagagATTCCTAATGAAAGAAATGGTTTGGTAAAATCAAGTGCTTGTGCTCTTTGAAAATTAACAGTAAAAGGAGAAACAGCCATATCAGCTTCACCTCTAAGAATTTCACCAACAATTCCATCCCATGTACCATTTTTATAGATATCACTTCCATATTTTCTATCCTTAACAACATGAATTGTATAAGTGAAACCAAGATCTTTACTTAATTGATGTAATAAATCAATACAAAAACCTTCAAATTGtgaatttttatctaattcaaagtgattttttttatacattacaTAAGGTCTTTCAAGAACTGTTGTAACTCTAAAATGTGGTTTCAACTCATCAGAAACTTTGACATTCCTTTGTAATTGAGCTTTTGAATCTCCAGTCATATTAACATAAACATCATTTGTTGGTTCCCAAAAACCAATATCATTAATTACACCATTATATCCAAGTAAATCTATACGATAGGTATAATTAGTTAATTGATACATTGGTGTATGAATTCTACTTAAATCTCCACTTAAAccaagaatatttttttttgttattttttcaataatatctTTACCATAAATATAAggttttgataattttattgatgtTTTACATTGTGTAttacttttatcattaataattaatttttgttcttTTCCAGCTTCTTTAAAAACTTCAACAGCAAGATATATAGCATCAAACATTAAAATAGCTTCACTTAAttctaatttattaatatcatttccTTCTTTTATCCattcattaattatataatttttaaaattgtttaaattaaatgtattattataatttaataaaaattgttcatTAATAAGATTAATACCAATAAATCGTGCATGattatgtttaaataaattcaTATCTATATTTCTTAAATCTAATGATGTCATTAAAAACCAATGATGAAGATCTATTAAACCTAATTGAAGAGAagctataaaaaatttataggtATCACCAGAATTCATATCAACAAGTATACGATTCATAtcattacaaaatttttcttcatcCAATGCACAATCTTCAAGTTCTTTTACCTGTTTAGCTGCTCCAagaaaatcatttttaacaacacgtattaatataaaacgTATATATGAATATGATGGATTTTCAAGAAATGTTATTAAACGATTTATTCTTCTAATGTCTgaataaacaattattagACGATTCCATTTCCAATGTTTAATTAAATCAGATATTGCTTCATCAATATACTCTTTTGGAAACATTTGTATTTTTGTAGACCATATCccattttctttattattttttaaaattgataatttatcattagaaAAATCATTAATAGTTGAAAAAAATGGTATATCAATTTTAGTTGTTATATCTTGTATTTGCATATTCATATTTCTATCAGCAGTAGAAAATAATGCTACTACTTTTTGTTTCTCAATCAATTGACATGCTTTTTTTGCAGCTTCATAATAATCAATTGGTTCAacataatcaacaatatattCTATTTCAGGATAATGACCTATCCTATTATTATTCCATTCAACAGCATAGCTAATAGCTGCAGCCAGATGAGCATCTTTTGCTTTTCTAAAAATAGCtccttaaaaataaaaaaaaaattataaaattaaatacatatatatttatttatattcataCCAAATTTGACAGAATCTATAGATAACAAAAATggtagataaaataaaataattattatttcagcttttaaatataacatatttCATGATTACAAAAATTGTCATCGAGTAATTTTAcctataataattaaaaaaaaattaaaatatttttagaaaaataagttgtattatatataaactatttttattagaaaatatatccatatatatatatatacataatgtttatattttaaaagagacttttaaaattttaaaatgtaattgaAAGTTGAAAAGTTACTTATCATTTGATAACATAAGTTAAGAAAAGAGAAGAATAAATtctataaacttttattaatcattaaaatgaatagtaagtcaaaataagataataataaaattttaataaagcttattttaataaaaaaaataaagatttattaattgatatctatttacaataaatataagaacaattttatatttttacatttttatacaaaaatttatcagtcacaatgttatattttattttataaaagatatatatagatgtataaagtaaaattttttaaaacttattcATTCACAAAATCTCTAAAGACATAATTTTAGATAATAACTTTTGACAAAGTCACTAGAAAAGCATTTTCATTTATTCAATTAACTTATCTAGATCCTTTCATCTCATTAGAAGTTTGTGTAATCTGTTTTCTAAAAgaggaaaaaatttataaacattttattattaataaattgttaaaacttttttctttcaaaattaaaataacgtttatataataatcaaaaattaaagtgtcattttttctataacttttaaataaaaaaataatttaatttttaatgtaattcAGGATATGTagcaaaaattatatttaaataaatatttaattttttttttactatgaaaacaaaaatttattaacattttatcccttgattaaatataatgttaaataattttttttttaaaatattgcaATTTAAGATTTTgttacaatattatattattatcattttattagcattaattaaaataaatgatattatgaAGCTAGTtaacataaatttaattatggAAATGTTTTCTATGACACTAAAATATCTAGgcatataataaatgttaaaaagaaTGCTTATGTTAAGGAATGATAAGAAtagtttaaattatttttattattcttttaaaataccacataaaaattattgaaaatatttcatttattgtAAACCATCTagatacttttttttgtttaattaaactttatagaaaaaaaaatttatttattttaatttatcaactAAATGTGgacataatattttgtattatattaatatgatataatataCAAGTATCAAAAACTTCatgataataattgtatatttaatagtttaaaactttttggGATTACCTAATTTTATGTAGATAATCTAACaaggaaaaaaataatttcataaGATTTTGAATCCATATATGATGAAACAATTGATATTACATATTATCccgttttttttaaaaattattaaaaatgaaataatgaaagtttattattaaaattttgtacaaAAATTCTTATTTATGTTACTGAAATGTTTACACAAATAGTATAGAAAAATTCATAGAAAATAAGTATTTGAATTTCCAGAAATGACAATTATATACAATCCAAAAAGTAatacaaaaaagaaaattttgataaattaaattgcATATAAGaaagataataaaagaaaaaggtACTTATCCATAAATATCTccactaaaaaaaaatacaaaaaaaataatctaatTAAACAACTTGTCATTGTtcccttttttttattctgtAACATAATAAACACTAAGTTAacttttaacattaataaaaaagttaaaaaactttttattttttaaatttttatattttttatcaatcaCCAAATacttttcattaaatatcttttttatcacagagaaaatataatatccAAGAgctgataatattttaaaacatataaatatatttttatttttgagatttcttcaaataaatatatacccCTCAcataaagatttaaaaatgaatttaaaatttaaaagtagatatgaaatattaataaatattttaaaattttgtattaatataaaaattgttttttttttgttgtaataTTAGATGTTATAAGctgataaattatatatatatatattcttatcatacatttttctttctatttcattaatcattttttgacaaaagtagaaagattaaaaaaaatattataaagataCATCATacattacaataaaattataagttaaaaaagtatatataatcaactaatgttttatttattttaaaaatcttatatcaattaaaaaaagatgtcAATGACAGTTTGATAAACCATGGCATTCTTTTGATAACAGAAATATAGAAGAATGCCGATAGTATAGATTATAccataaaaaaacttttgtaaagtattataaacaaaaataatttacgaGGGAAAAATTTTATGGACCACCCTGTATGTATATCATTggtaaacaaaaaaaattttttttcttattatttctataattttcaatatatagatatattatttgaacattgtcaattttaattatctttaGAATGATAATTACTACTTTGACAGGAAATGAACTAAtgattaactttttaaattcttgtttttatttgtaaatattctctttatactatataaaattatctacATCTCgatatttctaatatatacataatacCCCTAAATTGTTCATCGAATCAAgatcaattttaatattattaattttcttctCACTCTATTACtggaaatattaaaagttaaattgtttttttcattcactatatagtataatattttttgattatttacGTATACTGAATATCTCGATAACATTTTATTCGTTATTTACCATAACATTTCCactgttatatatatataatatgcTTATAAACTTAGTTTTGTTGATATCATCCctcatttcttttttttttttatttttttaactatattaaaacaacattttagttattttaaaatttattaaaaaatatatttaatttgttagcttataaatatcatttattttaaacaacaGTAATCTGTCaatgaaaattattgatGTAACAATTCATTTATATGACAATGTTCTTcctatatttaaaaactagCCTGAGATTGATTTATGGGGAAGAGTGAAAATCTATTTTTCTCTAAAAAGTGAGTTTTAGTTACATTTACACATCTATCTTTTGTGTTTGAAATTTAACAATACCACGTTttgaagttatttttatatattttataacatcttattatttctacttttatagtttaataacatttaaaaatttttcttatttcatatcttaatttatatctcattacaaatataaattattagatgATGGAATTTATATGTctgttaaaaagaaataaattacaaaaatttttaaatagttttacCTTAACCATAATAGTTGTtgagataattttatttcaatttgcgtttaaagattaaaaagATTAGTTTATTTCTAActacaattattataataataaagtgaATATAatctatattataatattccggtatatttatatttgtaataaatttttctatgcATATAAATAGGGTGGAGATgagaatataattataatagcaatgaaaataaatatagaaaatatgATCATACATAGGCGATCAAGAGCCATTGAAGCAAACTTGTAGTcttcctaaaaaaaaaaaaacgtgAAAAGTAGcataaatatttgaaaaatattaattaatcaCTTACCGTGAGGTCATCAACCCTTTCATCTCTTTGTTTATGTTTTCTAATGTACTCTAAATGCTGACGAATACgagtataataatttataatagcAAGTGCATGAGATGTACTTTCACTTTCTACATCTTTCACCATCTCTACacattttgttataaatttttcatattgaATTACTTGaatttttctattactttctatatatttttctggAAAGATACCTTCAcctatttttctttttaaatttaacttttcaacaggtatttttattatagctTCTGATAAAGATGTTGACTTAGAATGAACCATCTCATCACATgtgtattttatattattttttactccCTTATCATATTTATCTTGTTTACCTAAGCATTGCAAACATTCATCAGTAAATTGATTTGGATCCTTAAGTTTTATGATTCctgattttaatattttatgttctGGCCTTCTCATCATTAATAACCAAGGTAACCATTGaagaaatatctttttaaactttaaaaatttttattagttatttttattacatttttaataaatttatgcCTACCGTTTCACTCATTTTATGATTACATGGTTGTCTATATCTAAAGTTTAACACTAGGATAGTAAAAGTGGTAGAAATTGTCACAATTAAAGTTATTGTGGAAAAGAATAAGCCTATtgtgtaaataaatatttattattataaatttattatattataacttACCTAG
This Strongyloides ratti genome assembly S_ratti_ED321, chromosome : 2 DNA region includes the following protein-coding sequences:
- a CDS encoding Ionotropic glutamate receptor domain and NMDA receptor family and Extracellular ligand-binding receptor domain and Glutamate receptor, L-glutamate/glycine-binding domain and Periplasmic binding protein-like I domain-containing protein produces the protein MLYLKAEIIIILFYLPFLLSIDSVKFGAIFRKAKDAHLAAAISYAVEWNNNRIGHYPEIEYIVDYVEPIDYYEAAKKACQLIEKQKVVALFSTADRNMNMQIQDITTKIDIPFFSTINDFSNDKLSILKNNKENGIWSTKIQMFPKEYIDEAISDLIKHWKWNRLIIVYSDIRRINRLITFLENPSYSYIRFILIRVVKNDFLGAAKQVKELEDCALDEEKFCNDMNRILVDMNSGDTYKFFIASLQLGLIDLHHWFLMTSLDLRNIDMNLFKHNHARFIGINLINEQFLLNYNNTFNLNNFKNYIINEWIKEGNDINKLELSEAILMFDAIYLAVEVFKEAGKEQKLIINDKSNTQCKTSIKLSKPYIYGKDIIEKITKKNILGLSGDLSRIHTPMYQLTNYTYRIDLLGYNGVINDIGFWEPTNDVYVNMTGDSKAQLQRNVKVSDELKPHFRVTTVLERPYVMYKKNHFELDKNSQFEGFCIDLLHQLSKDLGFTYTIHVVKDRKYGSDIYKNGTWDGIVGEILRGEADMAVSPFTVNFQRAQALDFTKPFLSLGISILYKIPADHQPDLFSFLNPLSLEIWICILLSIIVLTVGMYFVAQITPYEWNLNFSCCTAHQPHPGAQYSLENSPVVLTNNYSFWNTLWYVMSTMLKGGCDFGPRSFSTRLLGGTWWMFTLVIVSAYTANLAAVLTISRPYIPIKNLDDLANQTDISYGTLVGGSTSQFFMESKIESHVKMWEYMKNRDVFVSSNAAGVEKVLNENYAYLMESTSLEYEVQQNCNLTQIGGVLGSKGYGIALQKHSEWTDRMSRQILLYAKRGIIEMKKQKWWRNQGVPCTGVGSSVKQQRVSLTFHNVSGLFLILSAGLVISIFIVIIEFYITSKKIAKKENIAVKKQIAKEMSFALRLNNISEHRKRNKKHRNNDEISKEDAVNIDMTNHI